From a single Couchioplanes caeruleus genomic region:
- a CDS encoding SDR family NAD(P)-dependent oxidoreductase, whose amino-acid sequence MPDRVALVTGASRGIGRAVAQRLAEQGCDLVVHGHRADVIEEAAAQLADKYGVQAVPAHGDIADPETSRTLMRVAFENFRRIDALVVNAGTHAAGMLGMTDDATVQRLFAVNAVGAAYTLQGAVRLLGRGRNPAVVLVSSITGTAGIAGQAVYAASKAAVSGLARSAAKELGPRGIRVNAVAPGFIATDMLDTLDDEGRAKRIADTALGRLGEAEEVADVVAFLLSEQSRFVTGQVLGVDGGLTL is encoded by the coding sequence ATGCCTGATCGGGTTGCGCTCGTCACCGGCGCGTCCCGCGGCATCGGCCGGGCGGTCGCGCAGCGGCTCGCCGAGCAGGGCTGCGACCTCGTCGTGCACGGCCACCGCGCCGACGTCATCGAGGAGGCGGCCGCGCAGCTCGCCGACAAGTACGGCGTGCAGGCGGTCCCGGCGCACGGCGACATCGCCGACCCGGAGACCAGCCGCACGCTGATGCGCGTGGCGTTCGAGAACTTCCGCCGCATCGACGCCCTCGTCGTCAACGCGGGCACGCACGCGGCCGGGATGCTCGGCATGACCGACGATGCGACCGTGCAGCGGTTGTTCGCCGTCAACGCGGTCGGGGCCGCGTACACGTTGCAGGGCGCCGTACGGCTGCTCGGCCGTGGCCGCAATCCCGCGGTGGTCCTCGTCTCCTCGATCACCGGGACCGCCGGGATCGCCGGCCAGGCGGTGTACGCCGCCTCCAAGGCCGCGGTCAGCGGCCTGGCCCGGTCCGCGGCGAAGGAGCTGGGCCCGCGCGGCATCCGGGTGAACGCGGTGGCCCCGGGCTTCATCGCCACCGACATGCTGGACACGCTCGACGACGAGGGCCGCGCGAAGCGCATCGCGGACACCGCGCTCGGCCGGCTCGGCGAGGCCGAGGAGGTCGCCGACGTCGTGGCGTTCCTGCTCTCCGAGCAGTCCCGGTTCGTGACCGGGCAGGTGCTCGGGGTCGACGGAGGGCTCACGCTGTGA
- a CDS encoding acyl carrier protein, translating into MELQRLREAFRTSLDLAPDAPVDDLHYQDNDKWDSLAHMSLVAAIEDEFSVMIDTDDVINMSSFGEAVRILGKYGVDFDA; encoded by the coding sequence ATCGAGCTGCAGAGACTGCGTGAAGCCTTCCGGACGTCGCTGGACCTGGCGCCGGACGCCCCCGTGGACGATCTGCACTACCAGGACAATGACAAGTGGGACTCGCTGGCCCACATGTCGCTCGTCGCGGCCATCGAAGATGAATTCTCGGTGATGATCGATACCGACGACGTCATCAATATGTCCTCATTCGGCGAGGCCGTGCGAATTCTCGGTAAATACGGGGTGGACTTCGATGCCTGA
- the pseB gene encoding UDP-N-acetylglucosamine 4,6-dehydratase (inverting), with protein MLSGSSILVTGATGSFGKAFLGHALANLDPQRIVVFSRDELKQYEVRQMFGDDPRLRFFIGDIRDKDRLDRAMHGVDHVVHAAALKQVDTAEYNPSEFIATNINGSQNVVDAAINAGVQRVVALSTDKASSPINLYGATKLVADKLFIAGNHYAATHPTRFSVVRYGNVMGSRGSVVPFFRKLNAEGKSLPVTDKRMTRFWITLDQAVKFVVDSFDVMQGGELFVPRIPSMRILDLVEAVAPDAPTHETGIRPGEKLHEEMIASDDSRRTLRFPDRYVVQPVVASWGYQTPAGGEPVADGFNYRSDNNDLWLEVDEMRDLIKEK; from the coding sequence GTGTTGAGCGGATCGTCGATCCTGGTCACCGGTGCCACCGGTTCGTTCGGGAAGGCATTCCTGGGCCACGCACTGGCGAACCTGGACCCGCAGCGCATCGTCGTCTTCAGCCGCGACGAGCTGAAGCAGTACGAGGTCCGCCAGATGTTCGGCGACGACCCCCGGCTGCGCTTCTTCATCGGCGACATCCGCGACAAGGACCGGCTCGACCGGGCCATGCACGGCGTCGACCACGTGGTGCACGCCGCCGCGCTCAAGCAGGTGGACACCGCCGAGTACAACCCGTCGGAGTTCATCGCGACGAACATCAACGGCTCGCAGAACGTCGTCGACGCCGCGATCAACGCCGGTGTGCAGCGCGTGGTGGCCCTCTCCACCGACAAGGCGTCCAGCCCGATCAACCTGTACGGCGCCACCAAGCTGGTCGCCGACAAGCTGTTCATCGCCGGCAACCACTACGCGGCCACCCACCCGACCCGCTTCTCGGTCGTGCGCTACGGCAACGTGATGGGTAGCCGCGGCTCGGTCGTGCCGTTCTTCCGCAAGCTCAACGCCGAGGGCAAGAGCCTGCCGGTCACCGACAAGCGGATGACCCGCTTCTGGATCACCCTCGACCAGGCGGTGAAGTTCGTCGTCGACTCGTTCGACGTGATGCAGGGCGGCGAGCTGTTCGTGCCGCGCATCCCGAGCATGCGCATCCTCGACCTGGTCGAGGCCGTCGCGCCGGACGCCCCCACGCACGAGACCGGCATCCGCCCCGGCGAGAAGCTGCACGAGGAGATGATCGCCTCGGACGACAGCCGCCGGACCCTGCGCTTCCCCGACCGCTACGTCGTGCAGCCGGTCGTCGCGAGCTGGGGCTACCAGACGCCCGCGGGCGGCGAGCCGGTCGCCGACGGCTTCAACTACCGCTCGGACAACAACGACCTGTGGCTGGAGGTCGACGAGATGCGCGACCTCATCAAGGAGAAGTGA
- a CDS encoding DegT/DnrJ/EryC1/StrS family aminotransferase, giving the protein MLPYGRQNVTDADVEAVTAALRSDWLTTGPRVDTFEQDLARVAGAPCVAVSNGTAALHTAYAAAGIGRGDEVVTTPMTFYATAGTASMLGATVVFADVEEDTANLDPFAVQAAVTSRTRAIAAVDYAGHPAEYDDLRKVADSTDAVLVADAAHAIGSTYRGRPVGTLADLTTFSFFPTKNLTTGEGGAVASPDPSLLQRARVFRTVGLVRDRAVMRHPDEGGWHQEVHELGLNYRLPDVLCALGSSQLRRLAAFKARRQALSARYDELLAGVPGLRLPVTREHVDPMRHLYPVRVLDGRRREVFDRLRADGIGVQVNYVPAYWHPVYEDLGYRRGMCPNAEAFYAEELSLPLFYDLTDADQDRVVEALRTILES; this is encoded by the coding sequence ATGCTGCCGTACGGACGGCAGAACGTCACCGACGCCGACGTCGAGGCGGTCACCGCGGCTCTGCGCAGCGACTGGCTGACCACAGGCCCGCGCGTCGACACCTTCGAGCAGGACCTGGCCCGGGTCGCGGGTGCGCCCTGCGTGGCGGTCAGCAACGGGACGGCGGCGCTGCACACGGCGTACGCGGCCGCCGGGATCGGCCGTGGCGACGAGGTCGTCACCACGCCGATGACCTTCTACGCCACCGCGGGCACGGCCTCGATGCTCGGCGCGACCGTGGTCTTCGCCGACGTCGAGGAGGACACGGCCAACCTGGACCCGTTCGCGGTGCAGGCGGCGGTCACCTCCCGGACCCGGGCGATCGCGGCGGTCGACTACGCCGGGCACCCCGCCGAGTACGACGACCTGCGCAAGGTTGCCGACAGCACGGACGCCGTGCTCGTCGCCGACGCCGCGCACGCCATCGGGAGCACGTACCGGGGAAGGCCGGTCGGCACGCTGGCCGACCTGACGACGTTCTCGTTCTTCCCCACCAAGAACCTGACGACCGGTGAGGGCGGCGCGGTCGCCTCCCCCGACCCTTCGCTGCTCCAGCGGGCCCGGGTGTTCCGGACCGTCGGGCTGGTCCGGGACCGCGCGGTCATGCGACACCCCGACGAGGGCGGCTGGCACCAGGAGGTGCACGAGCTCGGCCTGAACTACCGGCTGCCCGATGTGCTGTGCGCGCTGGGCAGCTCCCAGCTGCGCCGGCTGGCCGCGTTCAAGGCGCGCCGGCAGGCGCTGAGCGCGCGCTACGACGAGCTGCTCGCCGGCGTGCCCGGGCTGCGGCTTCCGGTCACCCGCGAGCACGTCGACCCCATGCGGCACCTCTATCCCGTACGCGTCCTCGACGGCCGGCGGCGCGAGGTGTTCGACCGGCTGCGCGCCGACGGCATCGGGGTGCAGGTCAACTATGTGCCGGCGTACTGGCACCCGGTCTACGAGGACCTCGGTTACCGGCGCGGCATGTGCCCCAACGCCGAGGCCTTCTACGCCGAGGAGCTGTCGCTGCCGCTCTTCTACGACCTCACCGACGCCGACCAGGACCGGGTGGTCGAGGCGCTGCGCACGATCCTGGAGAGCTGA
- a CDS encoding class I SAM-dependent methyltransferase, which produces MSLRHIGGEMAGWSDTAPAGGPSYAHLLDTLHPLVPEGARVLVAGPHDASLITALPPDAEVTCLVRGESDAAALSARALTVLCGSLSKLTDTDHYDVVIALDGVERLCSVEGPQYDWAEALQALRRALRPGGVLLLAVQNELGVHRLVDRTAVTFAHTDADWRPVGEYGTRPGSPARLRQHLATDGLSVAWLGTAWPLPSAPTLIVDEPALRDGPAGALAAAASAAVGTAYASRPVLSDPRRLAAAAIRGGIGPELAPAWVVLAFRGAAGRVTMPDAVLGDGPMPPVPPGRLLEELLIGACLRHDLPALRRLLSAWVTRQPAATADNVLVDGDTITVFDPARPAVEPAAAIRRFAETLLAGGYDQPWPAARDTAALTAVLLAAAGLTPAADAPEPFVAAPDSLREHEERVRRLEEQLADADERIRYAESELVRRDGELRRAQLQIDLFSGTVGYRITKLGARAARAVRRNLKKR; this is translated from the coding sequence ATGAGCCTTCGACACATCGGTGGCGAGATGGCCGGCTGGTCGGACACCGCGCCCGCCGGCGGTCCCTCGTACGCCCACCTGCTCGACACCCTGCACCCGCTGGTGCCCGAGGGAGCCCGCGTGCTGGTAGCGGGCCCGCACGACGCCTCGCTGATCACGGCGCTGCCGCCGGACGCCGAGGTGACGTGCCTGGTCCGCGGCGAGTCCGACGCCGCCGCCCTGAGCGCCCGCGCCTTGACAGTCCTCTGTGGATCTCTGTCCAAGCTCACGGACACGGATCACTACGACGTCGTCATCGCGCTCGACGGCGTGGAACGGCTCTGCTCGGTCGAGGGACCCCAATACGACTGGGCCGAGGCACTGCAGGCCCTGCGCCGCGCTCTGCGCCCGGGCGGCGTGCTGCTGCTGGCCGTGCAGAACGAGCTGGGCGTGCACCGGCTGGTCGACCGCACCGCGGTGACCTTCGCGCACACCGACGCCGACTGGCGCCCGGTCGGCGAGTACGGCACCAGGCCCGGCAGCCCGGCCCGCCTGCGGCAGCACCTCGCCACGGACGGCCTGAGCGTCGCCTGGCTCGGCACCGCATGGCCGCTGCCGTCGGCGCCCACCCTGATCGTGGACGAGCCGGCCCTGCGCGACGGGCCGGCGGGTGCGCTCGCCGCAGCCGCCTCGGCCGCGGTCGGTACGGCGTACGCGAGCCGGCCGGTGCTCAGCGACCCGCGCCGCCTCGCCGCGGCGGCGATCCGCGGCGGAATCGGACCGGAACTCGCTCCCGCCTGGGTGGTGCTCGCCTTCCGGGGCGCGGCCGGCCGGGTCACGATGCCGGACGCGGTGCTGGGCGACGGGCCGATGCCGCCGGTGCCGCCCGGACGCCTGCTCGAGGAGCTGCTGATCGGCGCGTGCCTGCGCCACGACCTGCCCGCGCTGCGGCGCCTGCTGTCCGCGTGGGTCACCCGGCAACCCGCCGCCACCGCGGACAACGTGCTGGTCGACGGCGACACCATCACCGTGTTCGACCCGGCGCGGCCCGCCGTGGAACCGGCCGCCGCGATCCGCCGCTTCGCCGAGACCCTGCTCGCCGGCGGCTACGACCAGCCCTGGCCGGCCGCGCGCGACACCGCGGCGCTGACGGCCGTCCTGCTCGCGGCGGCCGGGCTCACGCCTGCGGCCGACGCCCCGGAGCCCTTCGTCGCCGCGCCGGACTCGCTGCGGGAGCACGAGGAACGCGTACGCCGTCTGGAGGAGCAGCTGGCCGACGCGGACGAGCGGATCCGGTACGCCGAGTCCGAGCTCGTCCGGCGCGACGGCGAGCTGCGCCGCGCCCAGCTCCAGATCGACCTGTTCAGCGGCACCGTCGGATACCGCATCACCAAGCTCGGCGCGCGAGCCGCCCGCGCCGTCCGCCGGAACCTCAAGAAGCGATAG
- a CDS encoding cytidylyltransferase domain-containing protein translates to MRTLGIVQARMGSSRLPGKVLRRLGGRTVLDRVVRAAQDSGVLDDLVVATTTEARDDAVAAECEAIGVAVHRGPVDDVLTRFLGVLDERAGESDAVLRFTADCPLLDPELIMLAANVFAATPDLDYLSTSIARTLPRGLDVEIVRTEVLRQIDKLATDHHRTHVTSYVYSHPYDYTVLGLTLQPDLSHLRLTLDTEDDWRLIEAIVAHFGDRPVPVRTLADWLSDRPELAGINAHVRQKELAQA, encoded by the coding sequence ATGCGTACCCTCGGCATCGTGCAGGCCCGGATGGGCTCCTCCCGGCTGCCCGGCAAGGTGCTCCGGCGCCTCGGCGGGCGTACCGTGCTGGACCGAGTCGTCCGCGCCGCGCAGGACAGCGGCGTGCTGGACGACCTGGTGGTCGCGACCACCACCGAAGCCCGCGACGACGCGGTGGCCGCCGAGTGCGAGGCCATCGGCGTCGCGGTGCACCGCGGCCCGGTCGACGACGTGCTCACCCGGTTTCTCGGCGTGCTCGACGAGCGCGCGGGCGAATCCGACGCGGTGCTGCGCTTCACCGCCGACTGCCCGCTGCTCGACCCCGAGCTGATCATGCTGGCAGCCAACGTCTTCGCGGCCACCCCGGACCTCGACTACCTGAGCACCTCCATCGCCCGTACGCTGCCGCGCGGGCTCGACGTGGAGATCGTGCGTACCGAGGTGCTGCGGCAGATCGACAAGCTCGCCACCGACCACCACCGCACCCACGTCACCTCGTACGTCTACTCGCACCCGTACGACTACACCGTGCTGGGCCTGACGCTGCAGCCCGACCTGTCGCACCTGCGGCTCACCCTGGACACCGAGGACGACTGGCGGCTCATCGAGGCGATCGTCGCCCACTTCGGGGACCGGCCGGTGCCCGTACGCACGCTCGCCGACTGGCTCTCCGACCGTCCCGAACTCGCCGGCATCAACGCGCACGTCCGGCAGAAGGAGCTGGCACAGGCGTGA
- a CDS encoding PseG/SpsG family protein: protein MRCVALAEELTARGIGVHFLSDLGGLEWAERQLTSRGLPWYPAPYDAVGLVAAADRLGLDAVVVDSYVLPPAHSAALRASGRAVLAIVDGDVRGQEADVYVDQNLDAELLTPDLPPGAVRLAGLGCALLRRAVRDLRPPAPPMPGPADKPRVVAFFGGTDAYRAAPVAARLLIATGVPFSATIVAATDDLRAELLASEPADGQRLDIIAPTDELPRLLSTADLVISASGTSTWELLCLGRAAALVWVVDNQILGYDRTTARGLAAGLGHLPALREFPSEAIDRLRELLSSPGSRAELAARAWAAVDGQGCSRVAEALLGAVHARNAVRPGR from the coding sequence GTGCGGTGCGTGGCGCTGGCCGAGGAGCTGACCGCGCGCGGGATCGGCGTGCACTTCCTCAGCGACCTGGGCGGCCTGGAGTGGGCGGAACGCCAGCTCACCAGCCGCGGCCTGCCCTGGTATCCCGCACCGTACGACGCCGTCGGGCTCGTCGCGGCCGCGGACCGGCTGGGGCTGGACGCCGTGGTCGTCGACTCGTACGTGCTGCCGCCCGCGCACTCGGCCGCCCTGCGCGCGTCCGGCCGGGCGGTCCTGGCCATCGTGGACGGCGACGTACGCGGCCAGGAGGCGGACGTCTACGTCGACCAGAACCTCGACGCCGAGCTGCTGACCCCGGACCTGCCGCCAGGCGCCGTACGCCTCGCCGGCCTCGGCTGTGCGCTGCTGCGCCGGGCCGTACGGGACCTCCGGCCACCCGCCCCACCGATGCCCGGCCCGGCCGACAAGCCGCGGGTCGTGGCGTTCTTCGGCGGCACGGACGCATACCGGGCGGCACCCGTCGCCGCACGCCTGCTGATCGCCACCGGCGTACCGTTCTCGGCGACGATCGTGGCAGCCACCGACGACCTGCGCGCCGAGCTGCTCGCGTCGGAGCCCGCCGACGGGCAGCGCCTCGACATCATCGCGCCCACCGACGAGCTGCCGCGCCTGCTCTCCACCGCCGACCTCGTGATCAGCGCCAGCGGCACGTCGACCTGGGAACTGCTCTGCCTCGGCCGCGCGGCCGCGCTGGTCTGGGTGGTCGACAACCAGATCCTCGGCTACGACCGCACGACCGCGCGCGGCCTCGCCGCCGGCCTGGGGCACCTACCGGCCCTGCGGGAGTTCCCGTCCGAGGCGATCGACCGGCTGCGTGAGCTGCTCTCCAGCCCGGGATCCCGGGCCGAGCTGGCCGCCCGCGCCTGGGCGGCGGTCGACGGCCAGGGCTGCTCGCGGGTGGCCGAAGCCCTGCTCGGCGCCGTCCACGCGAGGAACGCCGTCCGGCCCGGCCGGTAA
- a CDS encoding pyrophosphatase translates to MDLRQLSDDVERVSERYAEVFGIRRDDTWFLLKLQEEVGELTQAFLMRAGQARDKGRSPADLHAGFAAEIADVVCHALLLARHFEVDVPAEIDRKWLSRLR, encoded by the coding sequence ATGGACCTGCGCCAACTGTCCGACGACGTCGAGAGAGTCTCCGAGCGGTACGCCGAGGTCTTCGGCATCCGCCGCGACGACACCTGGTTCCTGCTCAAGCTCCAGGAGGAGGTCGGCGAGCTCACCCAGGCGTTCCTGATGCGGGCCGGCCAGGCGCGCGACAAGGGCCGGTCGCCGGCGGACCTGCACGCCGGCTTCGCCGCGGAGATCGCCGACGTGGTGTGCCACGCGCTGCTGCTCGCGCGCCACTTCGAGGTGGACGTGCCGGCCGAGATCGACCGGAAGTGGCTCTCCCGCCTGCGCTGA
- a CDS encoding helix-turn-helix transcriptional regulator, translating into MRVDRPSDLGNHLREVRRRAGLSQAAVAARAGLSRRWLSDLEAGKATAEVGLVLKLVAALDLMLEINPAPKSDIGVDVILGTFDRPR; encoded by the coding sequence ATGCGCGTCGACCGGCCCTCGGACCTGGGCAACCACCTCCGAGAGGTCCGCCGGCGAGCGGGCCTGAGCCAGGCGGCCGTGGCCGCCCGCGCGGGGCTGAGCCGCCGCTGGCTGTCCGACCTCGAGGCGGGTAAGGCCACCGCGGAGGTCGGCCTGGTGCTCAAGCTCGTCGCCGCCCTCGACCTCATGCTGGAGATCAACCCGGCACCGAAGTCCGACATCGGCGTGGACGTCATCCTCGGCACGTTCGACCGTCCGCGTTGA
- a CDS encoding response regulator transcription factor, with protein MTTVLVADDDADHRELLTLALSRFGHHVVAAADAAAARRALSAGGIEAALLDVRMPGESGIDLCRRLRADPVTAGLPIMLVSADVNGRRVLAGMEAGADDYLTKPYPRSELCARLEALLLRRSRSATMPSTAANAAMLAARAALPAGVPLPPPQIERGLPRTA; from the coding sequence GTGACCACCGTTCTCGTCGCCGATGATGATGCCGATCACCGTGAGCTGCTGACACTCGCGCTCAGCCGGTTCGGGCACCATGTGGTCGCGGCCGCCGATGCCGCTGCTGCGCGGCGGGCGCTCAGTGCCGGGGGGATCGAGGCCGCGCTGCTCGATGTGCGGATGCCCGGAGAGTCGGGTATCGATCTGTGCCGCCGGCTGCGGGCCGATCCGGTGACCGCCGGGCTGCCGATCATGCTGGTCAGCGCCGACGTCAACGGGCGGCGGGTGCTGGCCGGGATGGAGGCCGGCGCCGACGACTATCTGACGAAGCCGTACCCGCGGTCCGAGCTGTGCGCGCGGCTGGAGGCGTTGCTGCTGCGCCGCAGCCGGAGCGCCACGATGCCGTCGACGGCCGCGAACGCCGCGATGCTCGCGGCTCGGGCGGCGCTGCCGGCGGGCGTACCCCTTCCGCCACCGCAGATCGAGCGCGGACTGCCGCGGACCGCCTGA
- a CDS encoding S66 peptidase family protein: MRPDFRPPPKLSSGDRVAVVSPSFAAPALFPAVHELGLRRLREEFGLEPVEYPATRRQATPAERAADLMDAYADPDIRAVFATIGGDDQITVLRHLDPGPFTADPKPFFGYSDNTNLLNWLWHHGVAGYHGMSTMVHLGRGAGVQPVVAESLRAALFTGGDLVVRPVAEFSDEEVPWTEPAALTTSAPAYPSPERVWHRADRVVSAPTWGGNLEILHWTLAANRWVRPAADYAGCVLLLETSEEMPPGTEVFRMLRNFGERGLLEQFPAVVVGTAKGTSLHSARSLEQRAAYREEQRAAVLRAFEAYHPEAMIVFGVDFGHTDPQWVLPYGGRLTVDGPARTVTAHY; this comes from the coding sequence ATGCGTCCCGACTTCCGCCCGCCGCCCAAGCTCTCGTCCGGTGACCGCGTCGCGGTCGTCTCGCCGTCGTTCGCCGCGCCGGCCCTCTTTCCCGCCGTGCACGAGCTGGGCCTGCGGCGGCTGCGGGAGGAGTTCGGGCTGGAGCCGGTCGAGTATCCGGCGACCCGGCGGCAGGCGACGCCGGCCGAGCGGGCCGCCGACCTGATGGACGCGTACGCCGATCCGGACATCCGCGCCGTCTTCGCCACGATCGGCGGCGACGATCAGATCACCGTGCTGAGGCACCTGGACCCGGGGCCGTTCACCGCCGATCCCAAGCCGTTCTTCGGCTACTCGGACAACACCAACCTGCTCAACTGGCTGTGGCACCACGGCGTGGCCGGCTACCACGGGATGTCCACGATGGTCCACCTCGGCCGGGGCGCCGGCGTCCAGCCGGTCGTTGCCGAGTCTCTGCGCGCGGCGCTGTTCACCGGTGGCGATCTCGTGGTGCGCCCGGTCGCCGAGTTCAGCGACGAGGAGGTTCCCTGGACCGAGCCCGCCGCCCTGACCACGTCGGCGCCGGCGTACCCGAGCCCCGAGCGGGTCTGGCACCGCGCCGACCGCGTCGTGAGCGCGCCGACGTGGGGCGGAAACCTCGAGATTCTGCATTGGACACTCGCGGCGAACCGGTGGGTACGCCCGGCCGCCGACTACGCCGGATGCGTGTTGCTGCTGGAGACGTCGGAGGAGATGCCGCCGGGCACCGAGGTGTTCCGGATGCTGCGGAACTTCGGCGAGCGCGGCCTGCTCGAGCAGTTCCCGGCCGTGGTGGTCGGCACGGCGAAGGGTACGTCGCTGCACAGCGCGCGCAGCCTGGAGCAGCGGGCCGCCTACCGGGAGGAGCAGCGGGCCGCCGTGCTACGGGCCTTCGAGGCGTACCACCCGGAGGCGATGATCGTTTTCGGGGTGGACTTCGGGCACACCGATCCGCAATGGGTGCTGCCGTACGGGGGTCGCCTGACGGTGGACGGGCCGGCCCGGACCGTCACTGCTCACTACTGA
- a CDS encoding CapA family protein — protein MRRRLTSAICAVLLLTAAGCASGDDTTPRTASAAVPEVTLTFAGDVHFEGRVDKLLADPATAFGPIATELAEGDLTFVNLETPITGRGKPEPKRYLFRARDAAVPALKAAGIDAVSLANNHSLDYGRQGLADTMTAARKGGIGTIGAGRNIAEAYKPWRRTVRGVRLAVFAFSQVDDLAAEWAAGEDKAGLAMAFDTDRALAAVRAARADSDLVVVLPHWGTEGDRCPDRLQRDFADALVKAGADIIVGAHAHVLQGAGRSGRAYIAYGLGNFLWYSSGLFQPYSARAGVLRLTVRDRQVVRSEFVPTVVSGTGQPRALTGWHADLARNNFTDLRDCAGLGRVSSEQ, from the coding sequence GTGAGGCGGCGACTGACCTCGGCGATCTGCGCGGTGCTGCTGCTCACCGCGGCCGGATGCGCCTCCGGCGACGACACCACGCCGCGGACCGCGAGCGCCGCGGTGCCCGAGGTGACGCTGACCTTCGCGGGCGACGTGCACTTCGAGGGGCGGGTGGACAAACTCCTCGCGGACCCGGCCACGGCGTTCGGGCCGATCGCCACCGAGCTGGCCGAGGGCGACCTGACGTTCGTCAACCTCGAGACGCCGATCACCGGCCGCGGCAAGCCCGAACCGAAGCGGTACCTCTTCCGGGCGCGCGACGCCGCCGTGCCGGCCCTCAAGGCCGCGGGCATCGACGCGGTGTCGCTGGCCAACAACCACAGCCTCGACTACGGCCGGCAGGGGCTGGCCGACACGATGACCGCCGCGCGCAAGGGCGGGATCGGCACCATCGGCGCCGGCAGGAACATCGCCGAGGCGTACAAGCCGTGGCGGCGTACGGTCCGCGGCGTGCGCCTGGCCGTCTTCGCCTTCAGCCAGGTCGACGACCTCGCCGCGGAATGGGCGGCCGGGGAGGACAAGGCGGGGCTGGCCATGGCGTTCGACACCGACCGGGCGCTGGCCGCCGTGCGCGCCGCCCGCGCCGACAGCGACCTCGTCGTCGTGCTCCCGCACTGGGGCACCGAGGGCGACCGGTGCCCCGACCGGCTGCAGCGCGACTTCGCCGACGCGCTGGTCAAGGCCGGTGCCGACATCATCGTGGGCGCGCACGCCCACGTGCTGCAGGGCGCCGGGCGGTCCGGCAGGGCCTACATCGCGTACGGGCTGGGCAACTTCCTCTGGTACAGCTCCGGGCTGTTCCAGCCGTACAGTGCGCGGGCCGGGGTGCTGCGGCTGACCGTCCGGGACCGCCAGGTGGTGCGCTCGGAGTTCGTGCCCACGGTCGTCTCCGGCACCGGGCAGCCCAGGGCGCTCACCGGGTGGCACGCCGACCTCGCCCGCAACAACTTCACGGACCTCCGCGACTGCGCCGGCCTCGGCCGGGTCAGTAGTGAGCAGTGA
- the alr gene encoding alanine racemase encodes MTAMAEAVVDLDAIAHNAGVLAAAAGPAGMMAVVKADGFGHGAAEVARTALRHGATWLGVASVPEALALRAQGFSAPMLLWLYPPAETFDEVLRAGIDVSVGGVEALEALADAADRTGTVATVHLKIDTGMSRGGAPVEEWMQLFTWARKFESAGLLRVRGLWSHLAGAEDPQSAHLRTQLHEFEVGRQTALTAGIDPPILHLANSAAGLQIPEARHDLLRAGIGLYGIEPVPGRSFGLRPAMTVRAQVLLTKRVPAGTGVSYGPDFFTDRETTLALVPLGFADGVPRQAAGRAEFLVHGVRCPVAGRVSMDQVVLDVGDLPVRAGEYAVMFGPGDGGEPTAAEWAAWAGTNPNDVLTGIGARVTRRYEGAR; translated from the coding sequence ATGACGGCGATGGCCGAGGCCGTCGTCGATCTGGACGCCATCGCCCACAACGCCGGCGTGCTCGCCGCCGCGGCCGGCCCCGCCGGGATGATGGCGGTCGTCAAGGCCGACGGCTTCGGGCACGGGGCGGCCGAGGTCGCGCGTACGGCGCTGCGTCACGGCGCCACCTGGCTGGGCGTGGCGTCGGTGCCGGAGGCGCTGGCCCTGCGCGCCCAGGGCTTCAGCGCCCCCATGCTGCTCTGGCTGTACCCGCCGGCCGAGACGTTCGACGAGGTGCTCAGGGCCGGGATCGACGTGTCCGTCGGCGGGGTCGAGGCCCTCGAGGCGCTCGCCGACGCGGCCGACCGGACCGGCACGGTGGCCACCGTTCACCTCAAGATCGATACGGGCATGTCCCGCGGCGGCGCGCCGGTCGAGGAGTGGATGCAGCTCTTCACGTGGGCGCGTAAGTTCGAGAGCGCCGGGCTGCTGCGCGTACGCGGACTCTGGTCGCACCTCGCCGGCGCGGAGGACCCGCAGAGCGCGCACCTGCGCACGCAGTTGCACGAGTTCGAGGTCGGCCGGCAGACCGCCCTCACCGCGGGCATCGACCCGCCGATCCTGCACCTGGCCAACTCCGCCGCCGGTCTGCAGATCCCCGAGGCGCGCCACGACCTGCTGCGCGCCGGGATCGGCCTGTACGGCATCGAGCCCGTGCCCGGCCGCAGCTTCGGATTGCGCCCGGCGATGACCGTACGGGCCCAGGTGCTGCTCACCAAGCGGGTGCCGGCGGGCACCGGGGTCTCGTACGGCCCCGACTTCTTCACCGATCGCGAGACCACGCTGGCGCTGGTGCCGCTCGGATTCGCCGACGGGGTGCCGCGGCAGGCGGCCGGCCGCGCCGAGTTCCTCGTGCACGGGGTCCGCTGCCCGGTGGCCGGCCGGGTCAGCATGGACCAGGTGGTGCTCGACGTGGGCGACCTGCCCGTCCGGGCCGGGGAGTACGCGGTGATGTTCGGCCCGGGCGACGGGGGCGAGCCGACCGCCGCCGAGTGGGCCGCCTGGGCCGGTACGAACCCCAACGACGTCCTCACCGGCATCGGCGCCCGGGTGACCCGCCGCTACGAAGGCGCCCGGTGA